A region of Rhodospirillales bacterium DNA encodes the following proteins:
- a CDS encoding ABC transporter substrate-binding protein — MSITRMIKAASVALGLSLAATAAAAQTFVNIRTQDAPKYDPHTNTSSGMGHPMYMMGDTLVALDWDLKAVKPLLAKSWDRSADGLTYTFKLRDDVTFCSGKKFTAADVIYSFSRLANPDARYPFYWRLGDIDSLTAPDPHTLVYKLKRPHAELLVDLTNFAATIINKDNVDALGADFGVKGFDGTGPLCWERWEPRKELVLKRHDAYKWGPTAVYKNPGPVKYERMIWRIVPEETTRMAAMLAGQADFCHWNPLQAIDAFRKAPNLSVYEPDAYFSMYYYGFKTTREHLRDKRVRAALSHLIDREEINKAIFFGQAVAARSLVAEQALDFNPATLDGLTKYDPALSRKLLDDAGWAMGADGFRHKDGKKLELLLYSYTVGQNPKLSEVLQGAARKVGVDIKIQMWDPTVFFQKIAQQDYDIWTLSVPYTSAGDQMYLYYHSKNRPVPNRMMWADPATDALLDAGRGSITEADRRTNFFKVQQLVHDEALMLPVVHGRLHLVAKKSIKNVRAHGNYAAALYKGLDIAP; from the coding sequence ATGTCGATCACGCGCATGATCAAGGCCGCGTCGGTGGCGCTCGGGTTGTCCCTCGCGGCCACCGCGGCCGCCGCGCAGACCTTCGTGAACATCCGCACGCAGGACGCGCCGAAATACGATCCGCACACCAACACGTCGAGCGGCATGGGCCATCCCATGTACATGATGGGCGACACGCTGGTGGCGCTCGACTGGGATCTGAAGGCGGTCAAGCCGCTGCTGGCGAAGTCGTGGGACCGCTCGGCCGACGGCCTGACCTACACCTTCAAGCTGCGCGACGACGTGACGTTCTGCAGCGGCAAGAAGTTCACCGCGGCGGACGTCATCTACTCGTTCAGCCGGCTGGCCAACCCCGACGCCAGGTACCCGTTCTACTGGCGCCTCGGCGACATCGACTCCCTGACCGCGCCCGATCCGCACACGCTGGTCTACAAGCTCAAGCGGCCGCACGCCGAGCTGCTGGTCGACCTGACGAACTTCGCCGCCACCATCATCAACAAGGACAACGTCGACGCGCTCGGCGCCGATTTCGGCGTCAAGGGCTTCGACGGCACCGGGCCGCTGTGCTGGGAGCGGTGGGAGCCGCGCAAGGAGCTCGTGCTGAAGCGCCACGACGCCTACAAATGGGGCCCGACCGCCGTCTACAAGAACCCCGGGCCGGTCAAGTACGAGCGCATGATCTGGCGCATCGTGCCGGAGGAGACCACGCGGATGGCCGCGATGCTCGCCGGCCAGGCGGATTTCTGCCACTGGAACCCGCTGCAGGCGATCGACGCCTTCCGCAAGGCGCCGAACCTGTCGGTCTACGAGCCCGACGCCTATTTCTCGATGTACTACTACGGCTTCAAGACGACCCGCGAGCACCTGCGCGACAAGCGCGTGCGCGCCGCGCTCAGCCATCTGATCGACCGCGAGGAGATCAACAAGGCGATCTTCTTCGGCCAGGCGGTCGCGGCGCGCTCCCTGGTCGCCGAGCAGGCGCTGGATTTCAACCCGGCGACGCTCGACGGGCTCACGAAGTACGATCCCGCGCTGTCGCGCAAGCTGCTCGACGACGCCGGCTGGGCGATGGGCGCCGACGGCTTCCGCCACAAGGACGGCAAGAAGCTCGAGCTGCTGCTCTATTCCTACACCGTCGGGCAGAACCCGAAGCTGTCGGAGGTGCTGCAGGGCGCGGCGCGCAAGGTCGGCGTCGACATCAAGATCCAGATGTGGGACCCGACCGTGTTCTTCCAGAAGATCGCGCAGCAGGACTACGACATCTGGACGCTGTCGGTGCCGTACACCTCGGCCGGCGACCAGATGTACCTCTACTACCACTCCAAGAACCGCCCGGTGCCGAACCGCATGATGTGGGCGGACCCGGCGACGGACGCGCTGCTCGACGCCGGCCGCGGCTCGATCACCGAGGCCGACCGACGGACCAATTTCTTCAAGGTGCAGCAGCTGGTGCACGACGAGGCGCTGATGCTGCCGGTGGTGCACGGCCGCCTGCATCTCGTGGCGAAGAAGTCGATCAAGAACGTCCGCGCCCACGGCAACTACGCCGCGGCGCTCTACAAGGGCCTCGACATCGCGCCGTAG
- a CDS encoding TRAP transporter large permease codes for MTGAVLSPGQAAIVLFGLFFLLMFLRVPVAFALGLACLPILAIEPRLSVMSLAQETFNAYNSFILLAVPFFLLTANLMNTGGITDRLMKLSRTMVGHFPGGLAQINVVLSIFFAGISGSSTADAASQSKLFIEAQRKEGYDDSFSVAITAVSAVLAVIVPPSILMIVWGGILTTSIGALFLAGIVPGLLIGLAQMATVHAYAVRRGYPTYPRATWSQFTGALAHSSLALMTPVIIIGGKIFGWFTATESAAIAVLYAGTLSFIVYREMDLKGLYGALLDTGKLAGVALFCVGTASMFGWLLAYYKIPDAILTDVRSWNMGFYGVGFFIAFVFLVVGCFLDAIPAIIICGPILQPLAKGVAMDPVHFAMIGIVSLAFGLVTPPYGLCLMIACSVAGMRVRDAIKDTMIMLVPMLLVLALVIAWPAASLFLPSLISPDFLR; via the coding sequence GTGACCGGCGCGGTCCTGTCGCCCGGCCAGGCGGCCATCGTCCTTTTCGGCCTGTTCTTCCTGCTGATGTTCCTGCGCGTGCCGGTGGCCTTCGCGCTCGGGCTGGCGTGCCTGCCGATCCTGGCGATCGAGCCGCGCCTGTCGGTCATGTCGCTCGCGCAGGAGACCTTCAACGCCTACAATTCCTTCATCCTGCTGGCGGTGCCCTTCTTCCTGCTGACCGCCAACCTGATGAACACCGGCGGCATCACCGACCGGCTGATGAAGCTGTCGCGCACCATGGTCGGGCACTTCCCCGGAGGGCTGGCGCAGATCAACGTCGTGCTGTCGATCTTCTTCGCCGGCATCTCCGGCTCCTCGACCGCCGACGCCGCCAGCCAGTCCAAGCTCTTCATCGAGGCGCAGCGCAAGGAGGGCTACGACGACAGCTTCTCCGTCGCCATCACCGCCGTGTCGGCCGTGCTGGCGGTGATCGTCCCGCCGTCGATCCTGATGATCGTGTGGGGCGGCATCCTGACGACATCGATCGGCGCGCTGTTCCTCGCCGGCATCGTGCCCGGACTGCTGATCGGGCTGGCGCAGATGGCGACCGTCCACGCCTACGCCGTCCGCCGCGGCTACCCCACCTACCCGCGCGCGACGTGGAGCCAGTTCACCGGCGCGCTGGCGCACTCGTCGCTGGCGCTGATGACGCCGGTCATCATCATCGGCGGCAAGATCTTCGGCTGGTTCACGGCGACCGAGTCGGCGGCCATCGCCGTGCTCTACGCCGGCACGCTGTCGTTCATCGTCTACCGCGAGATGGACCTCAAGGGCCTCTACGGCGCGCTGCTCGACACCGGCAAGCTGGCCGGCGTCGCGCTGTTCTGCGTCGGCACCGCCTCGATGTTCGGCTGGCTGCTGGCCTACTACAAGATCCCGGACGCGATCCTCACCGACGTGCGCTCGTGGAACATGGGCTTCTACGGCGTCGGCTTCTTCATCGCCTTCGTGTTCCTGGTGGTCGGCTGCTTCCTCGACGCGATCCCCGCGATCATCATCTGCGGCCCGATCCTGCAGCCGCTGGCCAAGGGCGTCGCGATGGACCCCGTGCACTTCGCGATGATCGGCATCGTGTCGCTGGCCTTCGGGCTGGTGACGCCGCCCTACGGGCTGTGCCTGATGATCGCCTGCTCGGTGGCGGGCATGCGCGTGCGCGACGCCATCAAGGACACGATGATCATGCTGGTGCCGATGCTGCTGGTGCTGGCGCTGGTCATCGCGTGGCCGGCGGCGTCGCTTTTCCTGCCGTCGCTGATCTCGCCGGACTTCCTGCGCTGA
- a CDS encoding TRAP transporter small permease subunit: MTIQVPRPPGLWRRVAAVYGRALDHALVFAVAILVLPVSLQIFSRFTAIIPHYIWTEEMARFLFIWTIMIGTMVGVRDSAHFEVDVWPRMGARGEAVARLLGRIGVLALALVFIVAGYEFTKFAWNRISELAELPLWLIHVAWPVAGFTWLVFLGPQMRDDLAVIAGARA; the protein is encoded by the coding sequence ATGACAATCCAAGTCCCCAGGCCGCCGGGCCTCTGGCGCCGGGTCGCCGCCGTCTACGGCCGCGCCCTCGACCACGCGCTGGTGTTCGCGGTCGCGATCCTCGTGCTGCCGGTCAGCCTGCAGATCTTCTCGCGCTTCACCGCGATCATTCCGCACTACATCTGGACCGAGGAGATGGCGCGCTTCCTGTTCATCTGGACGATCATGATCGGCACCATGGTCGGCGTGCGCGACAGCGCCCATTTCGAGGTCGACGTCTGGCCGCGCATGGGCGCGCGCGGCGAGGCGGTGGCGCGCCTGCTCGGCCGGATCGGCGTGCTCGCGCTGGCCCTGGTGTTCATCGTCGCCGGCTACGAGTTCACGAAATTCGCGTGGAACCGGATCTCGGAGCTGGCCGAGCTGCCGCTGTGGCTGATCCATGTCGCCTGGCCGGTGGCCGGCTTCACGTGGCTGGTGTTCCTCGGACCGCAGATGCGCGACGACCTCGCGGTCATCGCCGGGGCGCGCGCGTGA
- a CDS encoding TRAP transporter substrate-binding protein: MKRRQILAAAGAAAIAAPAVLRAQTPVTLNGAVQFNDDHAFTKALVRFSELVVKYYGKPVNFTLHKNSSLGLEKQYFEYMAQGKAVDYAIVSPAHMSTFAKAAPFIDAPFVFRDIAHMNAVVGKNLLKPIADEIAQKAEVMLIGHAGGGVRNIFANKPVRNLAEIKGLKVRVQGAPIWSKTFAAAGMSPTVIAYNEVYNAIQNGVIQAGENEAAGVEAMKFYEVAPHLNLTEHAVSIRPICFSVKTLKTLPKELQEAIVKAGAEAGDFGRALESSEEKTKLDALEKAGKLKRVPFTDRDAMKKLVDPVMATYAKEIGAEGIYAQINAV; the protein is encoded by the coding sequence ATGAAGCGCAGACAAATTCTCGCGGCCGCCGGCGCGGCCGCCATCGCGGCGCCCGCCGTGCTCCGGGCCCAGACTCCGGTGACGCTCAACGGCGCCGTCCAGTTCAACGACGACCACGCCTTCACCAAGGCGCTGGTCCGCTTCAGCGAGCTCGTGGTCAAGTACTACGGCAAGCCCGTCAACTTCACGCTGCACAAGAACTCCTCGCTCGGGCTCGAGAAGCAGTATTTCGAGTACATGGCGCAGGGCAAGGCGGTCGACTACGCCATCGTCTCGCCGGCCCACATGTCGACCTTCGCGAAGGCCGCGCCGTTCATCGACGCGCCGTTCGTGTTCCGCGACATCGCGCACATGAACGCCGTGGTCGGCAAGAACCTGCTCAAGCCGATCGCCGACGAGATCGCGCAGAAGGCCGAGGTCATGCTGATCGGCCACGCCGGCGGCGGCGTGCGCAACATCTTCGCCAACAAGCCGGTGCGGAACCTGGCCGAGATCAAGGGCCTGAAGGTGCGCGTCCAGGGCGCGCCGATCTGGTCCAAGACCTTCGCCGCCGCCGGCATGTCGCCGACCGTCATCGCCTACAACGAGGTCTACAACGCCATCCAGAACGGCGTCATCCAGGCCGGCGAGAACGAGGCCGCCGGCGTCGAGGCGATGAAGTTCTACGAGGTCGCGCCGCACCTGAACCTGACCGAGCACGCGGTCTCGATCCGGCCGATCTGCTTCTCGGTGAAGACGCTCAAGACGCTGCCGAAGGAGCTCCAGGAAGCGATCGTCAAGGCGGGCGCCGAGGCCGGCGATTTCGGCCGCGCGCTGGAGTCGAGCGAGGAGAAGACCAAGCTCGACGCGCTCGAGAAGGCCGGCAAGCTCAAGCGCGTGCCGTTCACCGACCGCGACGCGATGAAGAAGCTGGTCGACCCGGTGATGGCCACCTACGCCAAGGAGATCGGCGCCGAGGGCATCTACGCGCAGATCAACGCCGTCTGA
- a CDS encoding PaaI family thioesterase, producing the protein MTADELQALLERALPARDRHGVVVEEAEDQDVRLRFPFAADFVGPGEIFSGPLLLSFADTAVFAAAVAATGGARLALTSTLNATFLRPAQPADTLAIARVIRRGRASLHAEAWLFSHAVVDPVLHATATCVLRDP; encoded by the coding sequence ATGACCGCCGACGAGCTCCAGGCCCTGCTCGAGCGCGCGCTGCCGGCGCGCGACCGGCACGGCGTCGTCGTCGAGGAGGCGGAGGACCAGGACGTCCGGCTGCGGTTTCCGTTCGCGGCCGATTTCGTCGGCCCCGGCGAAATCTTCTCCGGCCCGCTGCTGCTATCCTTCGCCGACACGGCGGTCTTCGCCGCCGCCGTGGCCGCGACCGGCGGCGCGCGGCTGGCGCTGACCTCGACCTTGAACGCCACGTTCCTGCGCCCGGCCCAGCCGGCCGATACCCTCGCCATCGCCCGCGTCATCCGCCGCGGCCGCGCCTCGCTGCACGCCGAGGCGTGGCTGTTCAGCCACGCCGTGGTCGATCCGGTGCTGCACGCCACCGCGACCTGCGTCCTGCGCGACCCGTGA
- a CDS encoding DUF4743 domain-containing protein: MSFLDHIERCNAHDLSQFAPWRIGATPAGWVHRDFAPHLASPGSPFRRDGAGWRLDDALTTPVARTRAVEAFLLTLRDRGLVEAWRGERYPVTPDLKATPLMDIERAAAPLFGVRAYGVHLTGFTRRADGLRIWVPRRARDKPTYPGMLDNTVAGGQPTGLGLMENVVKECGEEASIPPEIARRAVAVGAITYCHQSGAQLKPDVQYVFDLELPADFTCAGNDGEVESFELWPARSVYERVRDTMDFKYNCNLVLIDFFVRHGLIEADDPDYFAIVSGLRRNAHGPGR; encoded by the coding sequence ATGTCCTTCCTCGACCACATCGAACGCTGCAACGCGCACGACCTGTCGCAGTTCGCGCCATGGCGCATCGGCGCCACGCCGGCGGGGTGGGTGCACCGCGATTTCGCGCCCCATCTGGCGTCGCCGGGCTCGCCGTTCCGGCGCGACGGCGCCGGCTGGCGGCTCGACGACGCGTTGACGACGCCGGTGGCGCGCACCCGCGCGGTCGAGGCGTTCCTGCTGACGCTGCGCGACCGCGGCCTGGTCGAGGCGTGGCGCGGCGAGCGCTATCCCGTCACGCCCGATCTCAAGGCGACGCCGCTGATGGACATCGAGCGCGCCGCCGCGCCGCTGTTCGGCGTGCGCGCCTACGGCGTGCACCTCACCGGCTTCACGCGGCGCGCCGACGGGCTGCGCATCTGGGTGCCGCGCCGGGCGCGCGACAAGCCGACCTACCCCGGCATGCTCGACAACACCGTCGCCGGCGGCCAGCCGACCGGGCTCGGGCTGATGGAGAACGTCGTCAAGGAGTGCGGCGAGGAGGCCTCGATCCCGCCGGAGATCGCGCGCCGCGCCGTGGCCGTCGGCGCCATCACCTACTGCCACCAGTCCGGCGCGCAGCTGAAGCCCGACGTGCAGTACGTGTTCGACCTCGAGCTGCCGGCGGACTTCACCTGCGCCGGCAACGACGGCGAGGTCGAGTCGTTCGAGCTGTGGCCGGCGCGGTCCGTGTACGAGCGCGTGCGCGACACGATGGACTTCAAGTACAACTGCAACCTCGTGCTGATCGACTTCTTCGTGCGCCACGGCCTGATCGAGGCCGACGACCCCGACTATTTCGCGATCGTCTCCGGCCTGCGGCGCAACGCCCATGGTCCCGGAAGGTGA
- a CDS encoding YcnI family protein, which translates to MSPLLPRALSAAVLSSSLVLPAAAHVVAHPDEGVAGGYFRAAFAVTHGCKGSPTVAVTIRVPADVLSVKPRPKAGWTIEIVKRPVDPPVESGHGSAIRETAAEVTWRGGPLDDAHFDDFTLSMRLPAKPGETLYFPVVQTCASGAHNWTTIPAAGQGWHDVPEPAPFVKLRAR; encoded by the coding sequence ATGTCGCCGCTCCTTCCGCGCGCGCTTTCCGCCGCCGTCCTGTCGTCGTCGCTCGTCCTCCCCGCCGCCGCCCATGTCGTCGCCCATCCCGATGAGGGCGTCGCCGGCGGCTATTTCCGCGCCGCGTTCGCCGTCACCCACGGCTGCAAAGGCTCGCCGACCGTCGCGGTGACGATCCGCGTTCCCGCCGACGTGCTGTCGGTGAAGCCGCGGCCGAAGGCCGGTTGGACGATCGAGATCGTCAAGCGTCCCGTCGATCCGCCGGTCGAATCCGGCCACGGCTCCGCCATCCGCGAGACGGCGGCCGAGGTGACCTGGCGCGGCGGTCCCCTCGACGACGCGCATTTCGACGATTTCACGCTGTCGATGCGCCTGCCCGCGAAGCCCGGCGAGACGCTGTACTTCCCGGTGGTCCAGACCTGCGCCTCCGGCGCCCACAACTGGACGACCATCCCGGCGGCCGGCCAGGGCTGGCACGACGTGCCCGAGCCCGCTCCGTTCGTGAAGCTGCGCGCGCGTTGA
- a CDS encoding TonB family protein, whose product MTAIPLGEAPLDGRAVRPVETSFAAYLASAGAAHLVVAAALLAAPSPRVTATPGDEPAIEVVMAEAPAERAPAPSLEAALREVATETPPPVDLTPPPPPAAPVEPPPPRADIQLPPPVEPPPPVFERVEPPPPPSAEIDPPLPEPPPPVAFEPPRPRTPPPARPPVAAAPPPRPAPPRAAAAPAPATTRETAAAPATSAGTPTVAPSAEIQMNYAALLLQRLQRYREYPRAARQRGEEGRVTLRVVIGAGGALVDVQVQGGSGFAALDAAALDMARRAAPFPPLPPALGAAQATFVVPVVFALNR is encoded by the coding sequence GTGACCGCGATTCCCCTGGGTGAAGCCCCGCTCGACGGACGCGCCGTCCGTCCGGTCGAGACCTCGTTCGCCGCCTATCTCGCGTCGGCGGGCGCGGCGCATCTCGTCGTGGCCGCGGCGCTGCTGGCGGCGCCATCGCCACGCGTGACGGCGACGCCCGGCGACGAGCCCGCCATCGAGGTCGTGATGGCGGAGGCGCCCGCCGAGCGCGCGCCCGCGCCGTCGTTGGAGGCGGCGCTCCGCGAGGTCGCCACCGAGACGCCGCCGCCGGTCGACCTGACGCCACCCCCGCCGCCGGCGGCGCCCGTGGAGCCGCCACCGCCGCGCGCGGACATCCAACTACCGCCGCCCGTGGAGCCGCCGCCGCCGGTGTTCGAGCGCGTCGAGCCGCCGCCACCGCCATCCGCGGAGATCGATCCACCGTTGCCCGAGCCGCCGCCACCGGTCGCGTTCGAGCCGCCGCGGCCGCGGACACCGCCACCTGCGCGGCCGCCGGTCGCCGCCGCGCCGCCACCCAGACCGGCGCCACCACGCGCGGCCGCCGCGCCGGCGCCCGCGACGACGCGCGAAACCGCAGCGGCGCCGGCCACGAGCGCCGGGACGCCGACCGTCGCGCCATCGGCCGAGATCCAGATGAACTACGCCGCGCTGCTGCTGCAACGGCTGCAGCGGTACCGCGAGTACCCGCGCGCCGCGCGCCAGCGCGGCGAGGAGGGCCGCGTCACGCTGCGCGTCGTGATCGGCGCCGGCGGCGCGCTGGTCGACGTCCAGGTCCAAGGCGGCAGCGGCTTCGCCGCGCTCGACGCCGCCGCGCTCGACATGGCGCGGCGCGCGGCGCCGTTCCCGCCGCTGCCGCCGGCGCTCGGCGCGGCGCAGGCGACCTTCGTCGTGCCGGTGGTGTTCGCGCTCAACCGGTAG
- a CDS encoding acyl-CoA dehydrogenase family protein gives MDFEYSDRTKELAEKLTKFMDECVYPAEPVYEEQMEKAKDRWNLPPVMEELKAEARKRGLWNMFLPAHRETGDAHGTMGLSNLDYAPLCEILGRSKLASEATNCSAPDTGNMEVLARYGTKEHQEKWLKPLLAGEIRSSYAMTEPAVASSDAKNVESRIESDGDHYVLNGRKWWSSGMGDPRCKVIIFMGKNDPNAPPYRQQSMLVVPRDTPGIKIVQMLHVFGYDDAPHGHAEVIYDNVRVPKSAMLLGEGRGFDIAQGRLGPGRIHHCMRAIGVAERALEMAIKRAKSRVAFGQRISEMGVSRAHFADMRMEIDMARLLVLKAAWAMDKFGNKEARQQIAMIKVAVPNITSKVVDRCIQLHGAGGVSQVFKLANMYAHQRTLRLADGPDEVHRDQIGRMEVAKHN, from the coding sequence ATGGATTTCGAATACTCGGACCGCACGAAGGAGCTGGCCGAGAAGCTCACCAAGTTCATGGACGAGTGCGTCTATCCGGCGGAGCCCGTCTACGAAGAGCAGATGGAGAAGGCGAAGGACCGCTGGAACCTGCCGCCGGTGATGGAGGAGCTCAAGGCCGAGGCGCGCAAGCGCGGCCTGTGGAACATGTTCCTGCCGGCCCACCGCGAGACCGGCGACGCGCACGGCACGATGGGCCTGTCGAACCTCGACTACGCCCCGCTGTGCGAGATCCTCGGCCGCTCCAAGCTGGCGTCGGAGGCGACGAACTGCTCGGCGCCGGACACCGGCAACATGGAGGTGCTGGCGCGCTACGGCACCAAGGAGCACCAGGAGAAGTGGCTGAAGCCGCTGCTCGCCGGCGAGATCCGTTCGAGCTATGCGATGACCGAGCCGGCGGTGGCGTCGTCGGACGCCAAGAACGTCGAGTCGCGCATCGAGAGCGACGGCGACCATTACGTGCTGAACGGCCGCAAGTGGTGGTCGTCGGGCATGGGCGATCCGCGCTGCAAGGTCATCATCTTCATGGGCAAGAACGACCCCAACGCGCCGCCGTACCGCCAGCAGTCGATGCTGGTCGTGCCGCGTGACACGCCCGGCATCAAGATCGTGCAGATGCTGCACGTGTTCGGCTACGACGACGCGCCGCACGGCCACGCCGAGGTCATCTACGACAACGTGCGCGTGCCCAAGAGCGCGATGCTGCTGGGCGAGGGCCGCGGCTTCGACATCGCGCAGGGGCGGCTCGGGCCGGGCCGCATCCACCACTGCATGCGCGCCATCGGCGTCGCGGAGCGGGCGTTGGAGATGGCCATCAAGCGCGCCAAGTCGCGCGTCGCGTTCGGCCAGCGCATCTCCGAGATGGGCGTCAGCCGCGCCCACTTCGCCGACATGCGCATGGAGATCGACATGGCGCGCCTGCTGGTGCTCAAGGCGGCGTGGGCGATGGACAAGTTCGGCAACAAGGAAGCCCGCCAGCAGATCGCGATGATCAAGGTGGCGGTGCCGAACATCACGTCGAAGGTGGTCGACCGCTGCATCCAGCTGCACGGCGCCGGCGGCGTCAGCCAGGTGTTCAAGCTCGCCAACATGTACGCCCACCAGCGCACGCTGCGTCTGGCCGACGGTCCGGACGAGGTGCACCGCGACCAGATCGGCCGCATGGAAGTGGCCAAGCACAACTAG
- a CDS encoding DMT family transporter, with protein sequence MVASRHAIDQTTPAALALLRYVVGVLCLLPMAAAIPRTRFARGDIVPVALLGIVQFGVLIALLNWGLRFMPSGRAALIFATFPLLTMVIAAAAGMERLTLAKTLGVSLTFAGVGLALGDKALAPGGGGWWGEAAVFASALCGAVCSVLYRPYVRRYPTLQVGAFAMLASIAFLAPLAGLEGFFDHWPRFTTTAWLAVLFIGLASGVGYFLWLWALAHTTPTRVTVFIALGPVTSAALGWIFLGERLSPLFAAALACLALGLWLAHRPVREA encoded by the coding sequence ATGGTCGCCAGCCGCCACGCCATCGACCAGACGACCCCGGCGGCGCTGGCGCTGCTGCGCTACGTCGTCGGCGTCCTCTGCCTGCTGCCGATGGCGGCGGCGATCCCGCGGACGCGTTTCGCGCGCGGCGACATCGTGCCGGTGGCGCTGCTCGGCATCGTCCAGTTCGGCGTGCTGATCGCGCTGTTGAACTGGGGCCTGCGGTTCATGCCGTCGGGCCGCGCGGCGCTGATCTTCGCGACGTTTCCGCTGCTGACCATGGTGATCGCCGCCGCCGCCGGCATGGAGCGCCTGACGCTGGCGAAGACGCTGGGCGTGTCGCTGACCTTCGCCGGCGTCGGCCTGGCGCTGGGCGACAAGGCGCTGGCGCCGGGCGGCGGCGGCTGGTGGGGCGAGGCGGCGGTGTTCGCCAGCGCGCTGTGCGGCGCGGTGTGCAGCGTCCTCTACCGGCCTTACGTGCGCCGATATCCGACACTGCAGGTCGGCGCCTTCGCGATGCTGGCGTCGATCGCCTTCCTGGCGCCGCTGGCCGGGCTGGAGGGGTTCTTCGACCATTGGCCGCGGTTCACGACGACGGCATGGCTGGCGGTGCTGTTCATCGGGCTGGCCAGCGGCGTCGGCTACTTTCTGTGGTTGTGGGCGCTCGCCCACACGACGCCGACGCGGGTGACCGTGTTCATCGCGCTCGGCCCTGTCACCTCCGCCGCGCTCGGTTGGATCTTCCTCGGCGAGCGGCTGTCGCCGCTGTTCGCCGCCGCGCTCGCCTGCCTCGCGCTGGGGCTGTGGCTGGCGCATCGTCCGGTGCGCGAGGCGTAG